In the genome of Pontibacter actiniarum, the window GGCCGCTCTCCGGCGCCGTTACGTAGCCGCGGATGCGCTGGCCGTAGTTGTCGCCCACGTTAGAAGGGGCCTCGAACAGGGTCAGCTCCTTGGTGCTGCTCGGGGTGGCGTTCACCGGCACGTCGTTCAGGCTTTCGCTCTGCACACCTTTCCAGTGCTCCAGCACAATCTTGCCTGAGCCAGTTGATGAAGTGCTTTCTGTCGGTGGTGTCTGGGAAACCGGGGCTTCCACTGGCTCCGTAACAGCTGCTTTTGTCACTGCTATACCTACTGGTGAAGACGTTTTTGAAGCGCCTTTGCTGTCGTAAGCTTTTGCTGTCAGGGAGTAAGTTCCTGCTGCTGCGTTGTTCCAAGTGTAGCTGAAAGGTGCGCTGGTGTCTTCGCCCAGCTTAACAGTGCCTTGGTAGAACTCCACTTTCGTTACAGAGCCGTCCGCGTCGGTTGCGTTGGCCTGAATCACGATAGAAGCACCTTGTGTAACTGAAGCGTTGTTTGTAGGAGTCGTGATGGCTACAGAAGGAGCCTGGTTAGCTGGGGCAGGGGTGGCAGAGCCATTAGGGCCAAGCACGATCCCGTTCTTGCTCAGCTTAGACTGCCATGCAGCAAACTCATCTTTCTCCATCTGCTTCGATATGCTGCCTGGCAGAAAGTTGTTGCTCTTAAAGTCAGCGTCTTCAGCTACCGAAACGTCGTTACGGTTGTTGGTATAGCCCCAGGCCATAACACCTACCACGTTGTTGTCTACAGAGTTAGAGAACGTAGTGTTCTTCTTGTAGTAGTCTTTGCTCCAGAACCCGGAAGTATACATGTTGTACTTTGAGCCATTGTCGAAAGTAGCTGCGTTCAGGGCTCTGTTGTGGTGGTAGCGGATGTTGTTACCACCGGCAATACCCATAGAGTAGTTGCCAAGGCCAACCAGCTGGTTGTCGTGTGCCTCAATGTAAGCAGGGCACGAATTGATGTCTCCATCACCGTCAGTGATGATGCCGCCACCAGAGTAAGACTTGCTCTCTGCCTGTACAGGGTAAGCGCCTTCGATGTAGTTGTTGTGGATTTTGATCGGGGAAGACTGCGTACCTCTGGAGTTGTGAATGTTGATGTTGTCTTCAACAGCAGAGTTGTTCGGAGTGTTGATCACCTGGTTCCAGGCAACCTCTGCATGGCTGATCGGCTTACGGAAGTTGAACTGCACGAACTGGGCAAAGGTTGTTCCTCCATAAACACGGCCATCAATGTTCTTCGCTACGTTATAGCGGATTTTGATAGTTTCTGAAGAAGTACCGTTACCCTCATAGCTCTGGCCAATATAGATACCTGCTGTATTCTCCATGTAGCAGTTCTCAACCACTACGCTTTTGAAAACGTCAATACCCAGGAAGCGACGCGCTTTCTTATAATCGGTGTAAGGTGTTGGCGCAAGACCGTAGCCGTTTGTGTGGCGTACAATCAGGTTGATTCTGTTGCCTAAGCTTCTGATAAGTGGACCGGCTCCGCGAATGTTAGAGTATTCAATAACAACTGGCTCGCTGGTTCTAATCTCAATTGCGGCTACATCAGAGTTTCTCGACTCCCAGTTTCCCTTGTAGGTACCACCCTTGGTAATTACTAAAGGACCGCTGTAGGTTTGTGCATTTACCGTAGCAGGAAGAAGCACGAACAAAATGTAGGCGAAAAGCTGAGCGATAATAACTCGACCGGCCCTCCTGTTCAGGTTAGAGGTTAGTGAATTCATTTCCTTTGGCTAAAAGTTGAGAATTTAGATTTTTTTATGTTTTGTTTTCTGGTGAAACCCCGTCGTTACCTTTGGCTTTAGCTCCGAATTCAGGGTTTTGTCTTAATTTGTTCTCCACATCTAAGTGGCTCTGTAGAGTTAATGTGTTCATATATTGACCGTTGCAAATATAGATACGAAATTTTTACAAATCATAACCCGCCGTTAAAATTTCTATAAAAAATTATATGCTCCTTGAAATTATGTAATTGATATCTTATGTTAAATATGGGTTTTGAGCTTGTATGAAGGGTTTTTCGCCTGCTTCGTCCGTGAAATATAATTTGTTTTCACGTTACGTTTATATTGCACAATATGGGTAAAAGCGTGGAATTTATACACACATTTGCGGTGTAAGTGCAATGCGGTGTACAAAGTAGAGTTCTAGGTATGATTTGAAAAGTGCAGTTTTATAGCTAAAGCAAAATATAGCTATATTTTAATTAAAAACAGACTGGTATTTGTACTTTTCAAGTGTGGAAACTTTCCACACTTTCAATATGAGGTCTAAAAGAACGCCCTGAGGGGGCAGAAGTGGGGTGAAAATTCCACAATGTGTGGATGTTGTCCTGTGTTATGGGTGCTGCTGTGGGCCAATTGTAAGGGCCTGGCTTCGGAGTTTCTCCTGCCATAGCTTGTACTCCTGCTGCTCCAGGCTTTTAGTGACGCTGTCGGGCAGCACATCGTTGGCATATTCAGCCGCAGCGGCAAAGGTGCTGTCGAAAATCTCGTTGCGCCAGGTGCGGTCTTTGCCCAGCACGGCCAGTGTGTTATGGTGCATGCTGTTGGCGAAGGTGTTCTGCATCTTATAGTAGTCCTTTGCCCATATACCGCCAGTCCAGAAGTGGTAAGGCTTACCGTCGTTGAACACGGCGGCCACGACAGCCCGGTTGTGGTGCATTTCGATATGGTTGCCCCCGGCTATACCCAGGCAGTAGTTGCCAAGGCCCACCAACTGGTTGTCGTACACCTGCACGTAAGCGGTTGACGTCAGGGAGTCAGTGCCCGGAGAGTCGGTGAGGATGCCACCACCGGAGTACTGCTCTAAGTGCAGCGGGTAGGGGAAAGCGCCTTCGATGTAATTGTTGTGGATGCGGATGGGGGCGTGTGGCGCTCCGCGGGAGTTGTAGATGTTGATGTTGTCCTCCACGGCAGAGGCCCCGGGGGTATTGATTACCTCATTCCAGGCGATTTCGGCGTAAGGAACCTCGCCACGGTAGTTAAACTGCACAAACTGCGCGATGGCTTTGCCCTGGTACACCTGCCCGTTAATATCGCGCACCTTGTTATACCTGATCTTTATACTTTGACCCGGGGAGCCGTTTCCGGTATACTCCACACCGAGGTAGATGCCGGCCGTTTTCTCCATATAGCAATGCTCCACCACGACATTCGAAAAAACATCTACCGCCAGAAAGCGGCGCGGCTTTTTATAGCTGCTGTACGGGGTGGGCGGGAGCCCGAAGCCTTTGGTGTGGCGCACGGTGACGTTGGCGCCGTAGCCCTGGCTAAGAATCAGGAAGCCGGCCCCGCGTATGTTGGCATGCTCAATAACCACGGGCTCCTTCGTCCGGATTTCCACGGCGGCCACGTCCGAGTCTTTAGACTCCCAGTTGCCGCTGTAGGTTCCTCCCTTGGTGATGATAAGAGGGCCTTCGTAGTTGGCAGAGGCTGCCTTGGGAGAGAAGGGAAGGGCTCTTAGGAGGGCAAACAGCGCTAAAGAAAACAGAAGGGCAGGTATAAAGTACAACCAGCCCTTGCCGGTTCTCAGCAGGAGGCTGTGGTGGCGAGGGCTGGTCGGTATACTTGTGCCTAGTTGCATTTATTTTAGCATATAGCCAAAAATCCTGCGGGCATAGCCGTTTGCCAGGTAGTACGGTATATAGGGAGGAGGGCAGTTTTTGAGCGTGAAGCGGGTGAAGTCGCGCAGGTTGCCGCCGCCCTTGATGTCGAACAGGTGCTTGTAGAAGTTGTTAAACGACTTGCTCTGCCGGTTCTTACGCTCACCGCTTTCCTCCGGGTAAGTATAAAGCTTGGCATCGTAGTTTACGTACAGCTCAAAGCCGTTGCGCAGGGCGGTGTGTGTAAAGTCGTAGTCGGCCACATAGTGCGGGAACTGGTCCTGGTCTAGCAGGCCGATCTTCTCAAACACCGCGCGTGGGATCAGCAGGCCGCGACCCGGCAGCTGCGACACGGCGTGCAGCCCTACCTGCTGCTCCTTTGGCAGCTCCTGCAGCAGGTGGCGTACTTTGTTCAGCTTAAAGTCCACGATTTCACCGCCAAAGGCAGGTTCGCGGGTGCCGGCGTCCATCTCGAGTGCTCCGATAACGGCCTGCGGCTTCTGCGCTATCCATTTATAGGTGTTCTCGATGTAGTCTTCGGCTACTTCCAGGTCGTTGTTCAGCGTCATGACGTAGTCGGCGCCTAGCTGCAGGGCGTGTTTAATGCCCATGTTTACGCTGGCGGTCCAGAACAGGCTGCCGTCGCCGAAGAGAATCTCCACCTCCGGGAACTCCTCGCGCAGCATATCGGCGGTGCCGTCGGTGGAGCCGTCGTCCACCACAATCACTTTATAGTTTTGGTTGGTGCCGCGCTGCAGGGAGAGCAGGCACTCTTTGGTAAAGTTCTTTCTGTTGAAAACAGGTATAACAATGTATAGCATATGCAATAAGGGCTAATGTTCAATGGTAAGCTCGGCAGGCTGAGCCTGGGTATACTTACTGTAAAACTCGTTGATGTGTTGTGTTTTCACCGTCCAGGTCTGGGACTTGGAAAACTGGTAGCCTGCCATGCCCATCTGGCGGCGCAGCAGCGGCTGGTCGTGCAGTTTTTCCACGGCGGCTGCTACGTCTTTCACGGTTTGGGCTGCAGTGGTGACAGGCACTTTTATACCCGCATCGTCCGGCACGAGGTTCTTGCCCCCGTGCAGGTCAAGGGTAACGATGGGCAGGCCGTAAGCCATAGCCTCCAGGAACTGCGCGGCGCTGGAGTCGCGCAGGCTGCAGAACAGGAAGAGGTCGCTCTGGGTGTAGGCGCGCTTCACCTCATCCCAGGGTACCTGGCCTTTCCACTTCACCTTGTCGTGCAGGTTGTATTCTTTTATCCAGCGGGGGACGTAATCGCGCATCTGGCCGTCACCAAGTATGGTTAGCTCAAACTTTACATCGGGCCGCACTTTGCTGAGCGCCTCCAGCACCAGCGGCAGGCCTTTGCGGGCAAACAGGCGGCCCACCCACAGGATCTTCAGCGGCTCGTCGGGGATGCGCTCCGGGTACGCCTCCGGGTAAAAGTCCTCCGGCAGGCTTGTGTCCAAGAACATCTTCGGGTTGAGGGCGCCGATGCGCTGGGCCATGTCATAGGTGTCCTGGTTGGTGGTGAGCACGAGCGAGGCGTGGCGCATGGCCTTGCGGGCGTTCGGGTTCAGGGCCAGCAGCAGCTCGCTGATCACCTTACGCATGACCTCCGTTCTCCATCCGCTGTAGAAGTACTTTTTAAGTGCTTTTGGGGCCTCCTGGCCGCCTCCGGTTGGCCCGAAGATGAGCGGTTTGTTCAGGCGCCACAGTGCCGTGCCCATTTGCAGGCTGCCTATGGTTACGTGGTGCACCAGGTCGAAGTCCACTGTTCTGTCCAGCTCCTTTGCCACCTGGTACGCCCGGTGCTGCCAGTACATGTAGTGCGGGTAAAAGCCCAGGTGGTACTCAAAGGCTTTATCAATCCAGGCGGGCAGCTCCACAAACACCATGTGCAGGTTGGGCAGCGCAAGCCTCTCCACTTCCTTCTCAATGCTCTCCCTGCCTTCTACGGTGGTGAGGCACCACACTTCGTGGCCGAGCTTGGCTGTGTTCAGCGCCCAGTTCCAGCCGTTGCCCAGCTCCGTGCCGCGGTGCGGCTCACAAGCATATGCTGATAGAAGAAGTTTCATAGGCTAAAGCTGAATAGGGCTTTTAACTTGGCGCTCGCTTTGTCGCGCATCATTTTGTTAAAGTTGCGGCGGTCCGACTCCACATCCCGGATCACGAACTTCGGGTGGCGCAGCGGGAAGTCTATCTCCTGCTCGTGCACCTGCGCTTTTTTGTCGTGCAGGTTAAAGGTGTGGGTGGCATCCTCGCCAAACCCGATGTTGCGCACCAGGTTTACCTCCGGCACAATGCAGAGGCCGGAGTTACTGTATACGGTAAATTCCCACTGATAATCCCACACATCCCCTTTCTGGATGTTGGTGAAGGTTTCCTCCAGCTTGCTTAGCCTGTACTGCTCCTCCAGCTTGTTCAGGAAGATGCCGTTAAGGTAGCCCTTCTGCTTCAGCTCCGGGTAGCTGCCCAGGTGAAAGTCGTAGAGTTGCCAGGCGCGGCGCCAGGTAGCCCAGCCCCAGCTGTTCACCTTGTCGGAAAAGTAGTAGGAGTAGTCGGAGTCGCGGCGCCAGCCGTCCAGGTAGTTGTTGCCGCTGATGTGCATCACGCGGGTGTCGTATTTATACTTCTCCAGCAGCTCCTGGCAGAACCAGAAGAAGCTCCGGGACGGGATGCAGTCGTCTTCGAGTATAATGCCGTACTCCTCGTGCTCAAAAAGCCAGGAGATGGAGCGGGAGGGAGCCACGCCGCAGCCCAGGTTCTGCTCCTGGAACAGCGTCTTCACCTCGCAGTCCCAGTCCACCTGCTCTACGATCCTGCGGGTCTCGGCGCAGCGCTCGGCATCGGTGCCCACGTGCGGGCGCGGGCCGTCGGCGGCCACGTAGAGCTTCTTGGGCTTTACCTGCCGGATGCGGTCGAATACTTGCTGTGTGGTATGGGCGCGGTTAAATATAATTAGCAACACCGGGGTGTGCAGTGGTTCTTGCGGTATAGAGGTACTCATACAAGTGTAAGGGTTAAGATATATACTTGTACTGCTATTCTTAGTAGGAAGTTACCGTGTGATTTGAACTAGTTTTTGTACTTCGAAGGGACTGCAGCTTTTTCTTCCGGCGCCGTGCCGATTCCAGTATAAACGAGTGGGTCTCCGGCTGTTGCTCCATGTAGGCCAAGGCCAGGCCCAGGAAGGCGTAGAAGAAAAAAGGCAGGATGTAGGAGATGCCGTATACAAAGCCGCTGGTTATAAAAGCAAGTATAACGATCTGCTTCTCATCAAGCGATTTGCGCGTAAAGCCCTTTTTTACAGCGTATATCTGCATCATCATAAACATCGCCATGCCTACAAAGCCAATGTAAAACAGGACGTCTACATAAAAGCTGTGGAAGTGGTGGCCGTTGCCGTCCTCAAAGACAGGTGCGTCAATATCATCGCGGTAAAACTGGATGGGCAGCTCAAATCCTTCGAAGCGCATGCCCATCAGGAAGTTGTCCTGGATAAAGGGCAGGTACGACAAGAACTGGTTGTACCTCCACCCGCCGGTGCCCTGCTCACTGGCGTTCTCAATATCAGAAAAGTTCTCCTGTATTTTTGTGATGATTTCGGGATGGGTGGAGAACAGGAAGGCGCTGCTCACAATGCCGAGCACAACCATAACGAACGCAATAGGAATGAGCTTGCCGAAGTTTACCGGCTTGGAGGCCTTGAACTTCACCAGGTACACATACACTGCCATGATACCCGTCATACAAACCCATATGGTCCTGTGTTGAAAGAATATGATGGCAAAGACCACTAAAAAGCTCATCATCAGGTTATAGGCGCCGCCCTCGAACAGGTATTTGCTGGCAAAGTACAGGAACGGTATCACGATCATGTACATGGTACTGGCATTTACGCCCCTTTCATGGTTTGTGAAAGAGGCTATGCTAAGGGCTTCGGGGTGGATGAGGACAATATTTAGTACAAAGCCGATCAGTATGATGTTGATAATATGCCGGAGCTGCAGGTAATCGTTGTTTTTGTAAAATGTGTAAATGAAAAACACAAAGTAGAACAGCAGGAGCCGCTGAAACACGTGAGGATAAATTAAGAAGCTGCTGTACTTGTAGTACGACTCCAAAATCATCCCGAACAGGTAAATCGTGACCAGCACGAACACAAACCGCATGAAAGGAGACATGGTCTTAAAGCGGTAGACGCTGTAGAGGAAAGCCACACCTGTGTTCAGCTTCACCAAAACGTTAAGTATGGCGCCCAGCGTGTTTTCATTATCTCCGGAAATCAACTCCAGGTACATCGGGTCAAGGAACATGACCATGAGTAGCGGAATTGTGAATATGACACTGTAGTTTATCTTCATGTTATCGGATGCGATCTTGTTCAGGTGTTAAACAGATAACCCTCAGCTTTCTCTTTGGCTAACATAGGAGGATACGTATTCCCTATGTTAAGGATCGACTTGAATATGTCCAGGTGCTTGTTGATCACGACTTCCTCAGAGAAGTTTGCTTTGGCAAAAGCGTTTGCCTTTTTAGCAACCTGCCCGGATAGCTCCCGGTCAAGCAAGAGCTTCTCCACTGCAGTAGCCATAGCTGCTGCCGATGTCACATCGCACAGTACGCCTGCATCGCCGTGGTTTAGCAGGTA includes:
- a CDS encoding PA14 domain-containing protein; the protein is MNSLTSNLNRRAGRVIIAQLFAYILFVLLPATVNAQTYSGPLVITKGGTYKGNWESRNSDVAAIEIRTSEPVVIEYSNIRGAGPLIRSLGNRINLIVRHTNGYGLAPTPYTDYKKARRFLGIDVFKSVVVENCYMENTAGIYIGQSYEGNGTSSETIKIRYNVAKNIDGRVYGGTTFAQFVQFNFRKPISHAEVAWNQVINTPNNSAVEDNINIHNSRGTQSSPIKIHNNYIEGAYPVQAESKSYSGGGIITDGDGDINSCPAYIEAHDNQLVGLGNYSMGIAGGNNIRYHHNRALNAATFDNGSKYNMYTSGFWSKDYYKKNTTFSNSVDNNVVGVMAWGYTNNRNDVSVAEDADFKSNNFLPGSISKQMEKDEFAAWQSKLSKNGIVLGPNGSATPAPANQAPSVAITTPTNNASVTQGASIVIQANATDADGSVTKVEFYQGTVKLGEDTSAPFSYTWNNAAAGTYSLTAKAYDSKGASKTSSPVGIAVTKAAVTEPVEAPVSQTPPTESTSSTGSGKIVLEHWKGVQSESLNDVPVNATPSSTKELTLFEAPSNVGDNYGQRIRGYVTAPESGQYTFWIAGDNHAALYLSTSEDPAAKKQLAHVNGWTNPREWTKYPTQQSVKVTLEAGKRYYIEALHVEGAGGDNIAVAWQLPSGAKEAPIAGNRLSVFGSKAPETVAPLVPAGKIVLEHWKGVQSESLNDVPVNTTPSSTKELTLFEAPSNVGDNYGQRIRGYVTAPESGQYTFWIAGDNHAALYLSTSEDPAAKKQLAHVNGWTNPREWTKYPTQQSVKVTLEAGKRYYIEALHVEGAGGDNMAVAWQLPSGAKEAPIAGNRLSPFGESFQSISAMQTSEITDSTPFFTQTSAYPNPFRDVVTLDFADKKVELQEVVVLSQTGSVVYEETKLTLVNNKLSIDLANLKSGMYILKYTDKAGNTDSIKIIKE
- a CDS encoding glycosyltransferase family 2 protein, with the translated sequence MLYIVIPVFNRKNFTKECLLSLQRGTNQNYKVIVVDDGSTDGTADMLREEFPEVEILFGDGSLFWTASVNMGIKHALQLGADYVMTLNNDLEVAEDYIENTYKWIAQKPQAVIGALEMDAGTREPAFGGEIVDFKLNKVRHLLQELPKEQQVGLHAVSQLPGRGLLIPRAVFEKIGLLDQDQFPHYVADYDFTHTALRNGFELYVNYDAKLYTYPEESGERKNRQSKSFNNFYKHLFDIKGGGNLRDFTRFTLKNCPPPYIPYYLANGYARRIFGYMLK
- a CDS encoding glycosyltransferase family 4 protein, with amino-acid sequence MKLLLSAYACEPHRGTELGNGWNWALNTAKLGHEVWCLTTVEGRESIEKEVERLALPNLHMVFVELPAWIDKAFEYHLGFYPHYMYWQHRAYQVAKELDRTVDFDLVHHVTIGSLQMGTALWRLNKPLIFGPTGGGQEAPKALKKYFYSGWRTEVMRKVISELLLALNPNARKAMRHASLVLTTNQDTYDMAQRIGALNPKMFLDTSLPEDFYPEAYPERIPDEPLKILWVGRLFARKGLPLVLEALSKVRPDVKFELTILGDGQMRDYVPRWIKEYNLHDKVKWKGQVPWDEVKRAYTQSDLFLFCSLRDSSAAQFLEAMAYGLPIVTLDLHGGKNLVPDDAGIKVPVTTAAQTVKDVAAAVEKLHDQPLLRRQMGMAGYQFSKSQTWTVKTQHINEFYSKYTQAQPAELTIEH
- a CDS encoding O-antigen ligase family protein, which encodes MKINYSVIFTIPLLMVMFLDPMYLELISGDNENTLGAILNVLVKLNTGVAFLYSVYRFKTMSPFMRFVFVLVTIYLFGMILESYYKYSSFLIYPHVFQRLLLFYFVFFIYTFYKNNDYLQLRHIINIILIGFVLNIVLIHPEALSIASFTNHERGVNASTMYMIVIPFLYFASKYLFEGGAYNLMMSFLVVFAIIFFQHRTIWVCMTGIMAVYVYLVKFKASKPVNFGKLIPIAFVMVVLGIVSSAFLFSTHPEIITKIQENFSDIENASEQGTGGWRYNQFLSYLPFIQDNFLMGMRFEGFELPIQFYRDDIDAPVFEDGNGHHFHSFYVDVLFYIGFVGMAMFMMMQIYAVKKGFTRKSLDEKQIVILAFITSGFVYGISYILPFFFYAFLGLALAYMEQQPETHSFILESARRRKKKLQSLRSTKTSSNHTVTSY